The genomic segment ATTATTCATGATGTGCTTGCCTCCATGGTACTTGAGCTCTATAGCCGAGTTAAAAAAGAGGGCCACCTCATTCTCTCGGGCCTGCTTGCCGACCAACAGGTGGATTCCATTATAGAGATCTTTGCCAGAGAGGGTTTTGTTTTGCTTGAAAAGGGGATTGAGGGTGAGTGGGGAGCTGTTCTCCTGCAGAAGAGATAGACTATCTCTTTTGGTTGAAAAAAGAGCTTTCTCCTGGTTGTATTGGTGTTACCGTGTAGTTATTGTTAAAGACCATGGCGATACCATCTGCCTCCTGGCGAATAACAACTCCCGTTGTAATGACCCAAACCCTGGGCCTTTGGCAAAACTCTTTTAGGCTGTTGATAGAGAGGATAAAGCGGAGCTTTTTTAGGTTTTCCATATCAAGGAGAAACTCTACCTGCAGTTTAGAGGCCAGGGGGAGAGGTTGCAGGGTGCGGAGAAAGGCCCCGCCGTTGCTTATATTGGCGCTGACCGTTTCCACCTGTTCTGGTTCTTGGTTGTGCCGATAGGTAATCTTAACGGCTGTTTCTAGGGAGAATCGTTTTCCGCTTCGCTGTTCTCTGGGCATGGTGTCATTATGGGTGGAAGATTGTAGATATGTTTAACCTCTGGTAATTATAGCGTAAAAAAAACAACGAGGCTAGAGATAACGACTTGTCCCCTATTTTATTTGAGAATGAGTTTTTCACTAGTTTTTAGAGGATAGAGTTATAGCTTATGAGAAGATTTTTTTTCAGTCGGCAACAGGAAGAAGAGGGGCTGGTGGTTCTTTCACCAGAGGAGTCCAGGCATATCAGTAGGGTTCTCCGGCTTGAGCCCGGTGAGGTGGTTGAACTGCTCGATGGTCGTGGCTCTGTCTTTGGTGGTGAAATTGTTGCGGTTGGAGCAGAGGTGCAGGTAAGAATTACGGCAGAGCGTCCAACTGTGGTGGGACAAACGGACGGTACGTGTTGCTCAGGGCGTTTTGAAGGGGCAGAAGATGGATTTGGTCATTCAAAAGTGCACTGAACTCGGCGCCGAGGTGTTTATTCCCTACGATGCTGCCCGTAGTCAGGGCAAGCTCGATGCCAGTCAGGCCCGGAAAAAGCAGGAACGTTGGCAGCGTATCTCCCTTGAGGCCTGCAAGCAATGTATGCGTCCCCAACCTATGACCGTTGCCTCTCCCGCCAGTTTTGTCGATCTTGTTACGGCTGAGTCAGTCGAAGGACCTCGGCTTAAACTTATCTTCTGGGAGGAGGAGAGTGCGACAAATTTATATAACTTGCCGGGGCTTGCCGATGCCTCTGGGGTGGATATCATTCTTGGCCCGGAGGGAGGGATCTCCCGGGAAGAGATAGAGATTGCTCGCGCTCATGGTTGGCAGACGGTGAGTCTGGGACAGCGCATTCTTCGGGCAGAAACGGCAGCCATTGTCGCCCTTACACTTGTTCAGTATTTGACGGGAAATTTATCGTGAAAAAAGAGAAGGAAGGGCAAGCAATTGATCCCGAAACTATGTTGGCTGAGGCTTTACATAGCGTGGCCTTTACCGATCCCTCCTATGGGGATTATCTGGTGGTCGATGTTCGCACTCATGCAGAATTTATCGAAAATTCCCTGCCAGGTGCGATCAATATTCCTCTCTTTGATGAGATGGAGCGAAGCGTTATTGGTACCCTCTATAAGCAGGTGGGCAGGCAGGAGGCCGTGCAGGCAGGATTTGAAATTGTCCACCCTAAGCTCTCCGCGATTGTCGAGAGCTTTGAACCTTATCGACAGAGAAAATTGCTTATCTCCTGTGCCCGTGGTGGCATGCGTTCCCGGGCGGTGGTCAATCTTTTAGCAGGGCAGGGGTTTAATATTGCTCAGCTGGAGGGTGGTTATAAGGCCTATCGTCACACTGTTCTGGACAGGGTGAAGAACTTTGCCCCGGAGATGATTGTCCTGCACGGGATGACTGGGGTGGGAAAGACCCGCATCATCGAAAAGCTCTCCCCTAGTATTGATCTGGAGTTGATGGCTAATCATCGAAGTTCTCTCTTTGGTGCCCTGGACCGAGAGGCGAGCAATCAAAAAGGTTTTGAGGCGGCGTTTTATCAAAAAATAGAGGAAGGTGGGCAGGAACCATTTTTTGTGGAAGGAGAGAGCAGGAAGATCGGTCAGGTCTTTATGCCCGATCGTTTTGCTGTGGCCATGAAGCAGGCTAGGATGGTATTTGTTACAGCTTCCATGGAGACCCGTGTTCAACGCATTATCGAAGACTATCCCATGGATGATCCTCAGGTGCGTAGCAAGGCCCTGGCTGTAGTTAAATCCCTGCGTCAACGGTTGGGAGGGAAGATTGTTGACCAGCTTTCCCTTCTTCTGCAGCGTGATGATCTCTCCGAGTTTGTCCATATTCTTCTTACTGACTATTACGACGGGCGTTATGGCAACTGTATGCTCGAGTATAACTACGACCTTCGCCTCTCCTCTGAGAATATTGACGATACCGTGGCCGAGTTGGTTAAGTATCGACAGAGCCTGCTCTAGCCTCGCTTGATCCCCTCCTTTGAATAGCTCGTGGCCACGGGTATTTTTTACTTTGTGGCTTTTTAGCGAGGAGAAGCATTCTCGGTGCGAGGAGGAAGGGCAAACCTAAGCTCAGAGTTGCTTCGGTTACCATATAAAAATATTGTAATCCTATTACGCCAATTATTTTCTTATCCCCTTAGGGAGGTTCCCAGTGTTTCATAGTTTCAGATCTTCTCTCTTGCTTGTTCTCCTGGTAGCAGTGACAGTTTGGCCCTTAACCAGTAGCGCAGAAGGTGGAGAACCCGGTTGTAAATACAAACAGTGGGTAAGGTTGATAGAGCATGATGGTGAGGAGGTAAGTCTGTCCAGTGCCAGAATAAGAGTAATCGCCGGTGATGAACTCTTAATTACCATGGCGGATGGTCATCTGCAGCTCGTCCGCCTCCATAATATTCTCTGTCCGCAGCCCGGCCAGGCATTAGACTCAAAAGCCAGAGAATTTACCCTTAAATACATCGAAAAAAACCGCGCTAGCCTCTATTGGCTGGAAACTGGCAAGAGAGACGATCATCTGGTTGGTCACATTTATTCAGGGGAGCCGGACTTCTCAGTTCTTGACTCCGACATAGGGAGTATGCTTGGCAACGAGTTGGTTTACTCAGGGCTGGCCTCTGTCGAGTCAGACTCGCCTGGCGCCTCTTCTGAGTCATTGCTGGTAATGAGGAGAAATGAAGAGCTCCTCTCCTTCCAGGATGCGGCTATCGCCAGCAAAAGAGGACTTTGGTCCGCTACGGTAAAAAACAAGCCTCAGGTTCTCCTGGTCCGCCAATTCAAATTTTCCGGCAGGGACTATTGGGCAACCTACCTGGAGGACTTTGAGTACACCAGTTGGCACCGCAGTTGGCAGCGTGCCAAATTAGAGGCAACCGGGGAAGCACCCCCGACGGACGCCCCGCCAAGTGATCCCACGGCTGTCGGGGAGGTCAAACCTGATGAGCAGCTGACCAACTGTGTATTTAATAGAAACCGCTCTGACAACCGGGATAAAGTTCCTTGGAACGGTGCTGTTTGGGAGTGTGGGGAATATTATAACAACGGTCGTTGCAAATTCACCAGAAAGTATAAGGGCGGTGATCCCATAGCAAACAAAATGGGTTCTCGGCCAGACGGGGAAAAAGTTCGGATTGAAAGATCTGATGTGAAGGCTGTGGAGGCCAGGCCTTCTGAGGCTTCAAAGCCTGAGAGAGTATCGAGCGTCCCTTCAGCTAAGACCACAGCTTTCGGGGAGGGCGAGAAGCTGGCCAACTGTGTATTCAACAGAAACCGCTCTGACAACCGGGAAAAAGTTATCTGGAACGGTGCTGTTTGGACGTGTGGGGAATATTATAACAACGGTCGTTGCAAATTCACAAAAAAGCTTAGAGACCTGAAACCCCAGTGATATGAAGAGCTATGAGCGATGCGTTTTTGCAAGCGAGCTCGCTAAAGACCGTTACCGGGAGCTTGTAGACGAGGCCTCTTATCGGATAATGGCCCTGTTCTACAATCATGCGGATATGGAGCTCTGGTTGTCGGCGAGGGGCAGGAGATGCCGCATCTGGCCCATCTTCTGTTTTTGCGCCACGAGGAGTCCAGCTAAGTGGTAATGGGGCCGGCAATACTGTCGGCATTTTGATGAAAGGCATAATAGCTTGACGGGGTCGTTGCCTAATGAACGCTTTTGCTATTTTTCTGACAATATTTTTTGCTGCGCCCGCATTGTGCCTGGAGACCTCCGTCGACGGCGAGCTTTTTGAGACGAGCCGGCAGGTCGATGTTCTTGATTGTGGCTCATATAAGATTGAAACGGTGCAAGAGATTTGGCCGGAAGAACTTCTCTGGGACCTGATACCCAAAGGCGCATCCAGCGGCCATTTTGCCGACCTGTCAGTGCTCTCGCATGAAAACTACCTTGTTCTACCTCGAGGGGAGAGGATTAGGATCCCGAATTTTAAGCGAATCCACCAGGACAGCCCGGGATTGTATCGGGATCGGGTTTATTTTTCGTACCCCCAGGCCTGCGTGGGGAGGAAGGTGATTTTTACCCTGTGGGCCGGGGGTAACTGCAGTAAATGTGAGGTGTGGATCGAGGCGGTCTTTTCCGAAGAAGGTACACTGATTAACTCGCAGATCATCGACTATCAGGAAGTTGAAGGGCAATTGCCGTAATGGAGAAACGAAGCTTGTCACCATCTCCACCTCAACCTAAAGCGGTTCATAAGATGATTTCTTCCGAAAGACTCAGAATCTTTTTCTTCATGACCGAGGTCGGTTCCAGTTATAAACTCAACAGCCGCCTTTTTGTTAAAAACCCGGATATAGATTATTGCTCTCAATTAGAGTGGTGCAGAACGGAATATTACATCTTCAAGGCTGGGAAGTTTGTTCCCCTAAGGTAGGCTTTGTCTATTCACAGGCGGTGGCGTTTAGGCTATGCGGGCGATGTGCTGTGGATGTAGGCAGTTCGTCGCCGCAGCTTATCATTACACCTTATCTGGCAAAACATTTAAAATATATGGACCCATGAATACTGATAACATAAAGCAAGAGTTTGTTGTTCCACCTCTTCAGCCCCTCAGGGTAACGGAAGGCTGGCTAATGTTATATAACAGCGCCTTATATGAGATAGACCCATTGTCTGAAGTTATTTCGGAAGCCGAGAGATGGTGGCTCTGCAAAGAGGATATGCTGCAAATGCGTCATGATGCCCGAAATAGGATGCTTGACTTGGGGTGGTGTAGAGAGGGTGATCTCGAAAATGGGAATTATATGTTGGTGCTCCATGAGGGTGATTGTACTGGAAAGCTTCTTTACGAAAAACTAAGCACTAGCAGGCTTGAGATTGTTTCTGAAATTGAAAAAATCTTGCTTCTGGTTACCGAGGGAAAGTTGTGAAAATGCCGCATAACATCGCAGGTATGCAGCAGTCAAATTTTCCTCTATGTTCATGGTCTCTCTTATGGGGATTTTGTCCTGGCCGGGAAAAAGCAGAATGCGAGGGGAACATCAGGGAGAGGTGGATCATTCTCTGCAGGTAGGCCTCGGAATTAGCAGATATTGCCGTATAGAGGTGCAGCCGACAAGAACAGTGTAGGTGTAGAAAATCCTTGTTACCTTCCCTGTAGCTTGCGCAATGCCCTCCCTTTTAAAGCCTCTCGATGAGAACCCCGGTAAGAACGACTGAGGCAATTTCCAAAGAGATATAACTAGAATAGGGAGTATCTTTTTTCTGTTGTTAAACGCACTGGGAAAAGGTTGTTAAAACTGTTGTGACTGTCTTGATTTAGGTATATGTTGTAAGCAGTTACATGCTACTAACTGGTAGCATGTTAAATGATTAATTCTCAGGGCGGGGTGGAATTCCCCACCGGCGGTGATTCCCTGTGGGGACAGCCCGCGAGCGCCTGTCATTATGGCAGGGTCCAGCTGATCTGGTGAGATTCCAGAGCCGACGGTTAGAGTCCGGAAGGAAGAGATAAGGCGGTAATCCGTAGTGGTGCTTTCTGTGCCATGTTCTTTAATGCTCCTCCATGCCCTGATTCTGGTAAATAAAAGGAGAAATTACCATGGGTCAGTCTCTATTGAGTTCTTTTGGCGATGCACAACAGCGAGTTGAAAAATCACTTCAGGCCCTGCGACAGGGAGAAGGGGTGCTTTTGGTGGATGATGAAGATCGCGAAAATGAAGGCGATCTCATCTATTCTGCAGAGCATCTCACCGCCAAGCAGATGGCTCTGATGATCCGGGAAGGTTCGGGTATTGTCTGTCTCTGTTTGACTGGAGAGAAGGTGGATGAGCTTAAGCTACCCCAGATGGTGACCAACAATAATAGCCGCCATGGTACGGGATTCACTATCTCTATCGAGGCTCGGGATGGCGTAACCACGGGCGTTTCTGCGGCAGACCGTACTCAGACTGTCAAGGCAGCTATTGCTGAAGGTGCCGTGGCTGAAGATCTCTGTCAGCCAGGTCATGTTTTTCCACTTCGTGCTCGGGATAATGGCGTACTTGATCGTCGTGGCCATACCGAGGGCACCGTTGATCTGATGAAGCTTTCAGGTCTCGCTCCCGCAGGCCTTCTCTGTGAGTTGACCAATGTCGATGGAACCATGGCTCGTCTTCCCGAGATTGTAGACTTTGCCCGCAAGAGAGATATGCAGGTGCTCAGCATTGAGGATATTGCCCAATATCGTCAGGGACACAATTTATAGACGAGGGTTACGGGGCCTGGTAGCTAAAGGTCCTTATTGATGCTCAGGCCTTGGTGTTCCAGGGTCCTGAGTTGGCAGAGGCATTCCGAAAAACTATCAAGACGTAAATTGGTAGAGAGTTTTATTAATGCCCCATAGTCAGTGCTGAGGCTTTCGGCTTCATATTCGGTAAGGATTCTGTTTACCGCCTGTTGTAGTGGGTAGGAGAATTCAAGTGCCACCCTTTGGTAGGAGTGTTTGGTTCGAGTTTTGAGTTCTGCCAGGGCATGTTGTACGGCTCCGCTGTAGGCACGGGCCATACCTCCGGTACCTAACTTTGTCCCACCAAAATAGCGACTGACCACGGCACATATTTCACCGATGCCCGAGTGATGGATAACGTTGAACATGGGTTTGCCCGCACAGCCCTTGGGCTCTCCATTGTCGTTCATCCCCCAG from the Desulfotalea psychrophila LSv54 genome contains:
- a CDS encoding PilZ domain-containing protein; translated protein: MPREQRSGKRFSLETAVKITYRHNQEPEQVETVSANISNGGAFLRTLQPLPLASKLQVEFLLDMENLKKLRFILSINSLKEFCQRPRVWVITTGVVIRQEADGIAMVFNNNYTVTPIQPGESSFFNQKR
- a CDS encoding RNA methyltransferase PUA domain-containing protein is translated as MRRFFFSRQQEEEGLVVLSPEESRHISRVLRLEPGEVVELLDGRGSVFGGEIVAVGAEVQVRITAERPTVVGQTDGTCCSGRFEGAEDGFGHSKVH
- a CDS encoding RsmE family RNA methyltransferase, with translation MDLVIQKCTELGAEVFIPYDAARSQGKLDASQARKKQERWQRISLEACKQCMRPQPMTVASPASFVDLVTAESVEGPRLKLIFWEEESATNLYNLPGLADASGVDIILGPEGGISREEIEIARAHGWQTVSLGQRILRAETAAIVALTLVQYLTGNLS
- the mnmH gene encoding tRNA 2-selenouridine(34) synthase MnmH gives rise to the protein MKKEKEGQAIDPETMLAEALHSVAFTDPSYGDYLVVDVRTHAEFIENSLPGAINIPLFDEMERSVIGTLYKQVGRQEAVQAGFEIVHPKLSAIVESFEPYRQRKLLISCARGGMRSRAVVNLLAGQGFNIAQLEGGYKAYRHTVLDRVKNFAPEMIVLHGMTGVGKTRIIEKLSPSIDLELMANHRSSLFGALDREASNQKGFEAAFYQKIEEGGQEPFFVEGESRKIGQVFMPDRFAVAMKQARMVFVTASMETRVQRIIEDYPMDDPQVRSKALAVVKSLRQRLGGKIVDQLSLLLQRDDLSEFVHILLTDYYDGRYGNCMLEYNYDLRLSSENIDDTVAELVKYRQSLL
- a CDS encoding thermonuclease family protein: MFHSFRSSLLLVLLVAVTVWPLTSSAEGGEPGCKYKQWVRLIEHDGEEVSLSSARIRVIAGDELLITMADGHLQLVRLHNILCPQPGQALDSKAREFTLKYIEKNRASLYWLETGKRDDHLVGHIYSGEPDFSVLDSDIGSMLGNELVYSGLASVESDSPGASSESLLVMRRNEELLSFQDAAIASKRGLWSATVKNKPQVLLVRQFKFSGRDYWATYLEDFEYTSWHRSWQRAKLEATGEAPPTDAPPSDPTAVGEVKPDEQLTNCVFNRNRSDNRDKVPWNGAVWECGEYYNNGRCKFTRKYKGGDPIANKMGSRPDGEKVRIERSDVKAVEARPSEASKPERVSSVPSAKTTAFGEGEKLANCVFNRNRSDNREKVIWNGAVWTCGEYYNNGRCKFTKKLRDLKPQ
- the ribB gene encoding 3,4-dihydroxy-2-butanone-4-phosphate synthase; its protein translation is MGQSLLSSFGDAQQRVEKSLQALRQGEGVLLVDDEDRENEGDLIYSAEHLTAKQMALMIREGSGIVCLCLTGEKVDELKLPQMVTNNNSRHGTGFTISIEARDGVTTGVSAADRTQTVKAAIAEGAVAEDLCQPGHVFPLRARDNGVLDRRGHTEGTVDLMKLSGLAPAGLLCELTNVDGTMARLPEIVDFARKRDMQVLSIEDIAQYRQGHNL
- a CDS encoding YigZ family protein; amino-acid sequence: MQSYPIPAHEHQTTDIVKKSQFICYISHCPEQDIAQDFIKKIQCLHPTASHNCWAYVAGKPTDPSCWGMNDNGEPKGCAGKPMFNVIHHSGIGEICAVVSRYFGGTKLGTGGMARAYSGAVQHALAELKTRTKHSYQRVALEFSYPLQQAVNRILTEYEAESLSTDYGALIKLSTNLRLDSFSECLCQLRTLEHQGLSINKDL